The sequence below is a genomic window from Ignavibacteriales bacterium.
AACTTGTAAAGCAGAATAAAACAACAGACGAGATTGAAAAGGAACTTTTATATAGTTCACTTCTTGTTGATACAATGCAAAAATGGCGCAAAGTGCATATGCCGCTTACTATGATCTTTATTGCGTTTGCACTGATACATATTATCGTCACACTTTTAATGTGGAGGTGGTAATGAAAAGAACATTATTCTTTTTTACGCTAACGTTAATCATAGGATTAACAGCACTATTTTTATTTCCTTATTATACAATAAATCCTGGAGTGCTTGTAAAAGGACATACTGACCTTCAAAACAATTGTTTAGCTTGTCATTCTATTGGCAGCGGTGCACCAACAGAAAAATGTATCAGCTGTCATAAGCTAAGTGAAATAGGATTAAAAAAAGTATCACAGGCAGTTAGTGAAAAACCGAACAATAAAACAAATCTTCTTCATAAATCAATAAAAAACATCAACTGTTACTATTGTCATACAGAACACAATGGCTTATCAAAAGAAAATGCAACATTAAATTTTACACACTCAATTCTGCCAAAACAGATGTTGAATAATTGTGCAGATTGTCATACCGATAAAAAACCCGATAACAAAATTCACAATCTCATTTTAAATGATTGTTCAAACTGCCATACCACTGATAAATGGGAACGTGCTGAGTTTAAACATCAATTACTCGGTGAAAAACAAAATGATTGCAAAGACTGTCACATAAATAAAACTCCTGATGATGAGCTGCACATAGGATTGGATAAAACTGTTCAATGTTTACAATGCCATAACACAAACGCCTGGAAGCCATCTACATTTGATCATAGTAAATATTTCAGGTTTGATAAAAACCATCCTTCGGATTGTAAAAATTGTCACAACGAACAAAAAAAATTCAAATCATACACTTGTTATAATTGCCACGAACATCAGCCGGCACGCATATCAGAAAAACATATTAAAGAAGGTATAAGAGATTTTAGCAATTGTGTTAAATGTCATAGGTCTGGCGATGAAGACGAAG
It includes:
- a CDS encoding cytochrome c3 family protein, which produces MKRTLFFFTLTLIIGLTALFLFPYYTINPGVLVKGHTDLQNNCLACHSIGSGAPTEKCISCHKLSEIGLKKVSQAVSEKPNNKTNLLHKSIKNINCYYCHTEHNGLSKENATLNFTHSILPKQMLNNCADCHTDKKPDNKIHNLILNDCSNCHTTDKWERAEFKHQLLGEKQNDCKDCHINKTPDDELHIGLDKTVQCLQCHNTNAWKPSTFDHSKYFRFDKNHPSDCKNCHNEQKKFKSYTCYNCHEHQPARISEKHIKEGIRDFSNCVKCHRSGDEDEAKGNENRNNRGDESDND